The Raphanus sativus cultivar WK10039 chromosome 2, ASM80110v3, whole genome shotgun sequence genome includes a region encoding these proteins:
- the LOC130508533 gene encoding glycine-rich protein 2-like, protein MSSSNLLLQQQYRQKGFKTYSELISCLLLAEQNNELLLKNIELRPPGSKHVPEANHTSNKPNDGAEANHVRYDPKGRGSSYGRGRGRRGHGRGRGQGGNSKGRNTPYDRPNQSNNGQGKGRGNGTSSKPQNPASSPCHRCGMMNHWAKNCRTAKHLVDLYQESLKGKNPEAHMVYKDGEDDFDHDKDDLMDFETSDILTMLNDDPVE, encoded by the coding sequence atgTCTTCAAGCAATTTGTTGCTTCAGCAACAATACAGACAGAAAGGTTTTAAGACCTATAGTGAGCTCATCTCATGTCTATTGCTTGCAGAACAGAACAACGAGCTGCTCTTGAAGAACATTGAGCTTAGACCACCTGGATCTAAGCATGTCCCTGAGGCAAATCATACCTCAAATAAGCCTAATGATGGTGCTGAAGCCAACCATGTCCGATATGACCCTAAGGGCCGCGGATCCTCATATGGAAGAGGACGTGGCCGTAGAGGTCATGGGCGAGGACGTGGACAAGGTGGCAACAGCAAAGGGCGTAACACCCCTTATGACCGTCCAAACCAGTCCAATAATGGACAAGGTAAAGGCAGAGGCAATGGGACTTCTTCAAAGCCACAGAATCCTGCAAGCTCACCTTGCCATAGATGCGGAATGATGAATCATTGGGCAAAGAATTGCCGCACAGCCAAGCATCTGGTCGACCTCTATCAAGAGAGTCTTAAGGGCAAGAATCCGGAAGCACACATGGTGTACAAGGATGGTGAGGACGATTTTGATCATGACAAGGATGACCTCATGGACTTTGAGACTTCAGACATACTCACTATGCTGAATGATGATCCAGTCGAATAA
- the LOC130508534 gene encoding uncharacterized protein LOC130508534, translated as MLDKSWVHLCRVDSAYERGARGFVNAVSDKLGVNGKIVCPCARCRNLDRHTSDQVVSHLVINGMDDAYKGRPDWFHHGEDNSVAVVEARDRLWNGEILSLYEAAKCLDEDLVIRGAQLGESVEGEDMKEDEFLAKLAEAETPLYPTCASHSKLSAVVSLFRIKSQNGWSDKSFDDLLQTLPNMLPEDNVLHTSTYDVKKFLKSFDMGYQKIHACVNDCCLFRKKLQKAESCPKCKSSRWKTNMHTGEFKKGVPQKVLRYFPVIPRLKRMFRSEKVAMDLRWHFSNKSTDGKLRHPVDSVTWKSMNDKYPSFAAEERNLRLGLSTDGFNPFSMKNTRYSCWPVLLVNYNMAPDLCMKEENIMLSLLIPGPHQPGNSIDVYLEPLIEDLKQLWCIGELTYDAVSKSTFTLRAMLLWTISDFPAYGNLAGCKVKGRMGCPICGKHTDSLWLSHGRKFVFMGHRKCLPPLHSFRGKKTWFDGKTEHGTKGRILTENRLGKRELLELTYHLITRKKSVNLMKMKI; from the exons ATGTTGGACAAGTCATGGGTCCATTTATGCAG AGTTGATTCTGCGTATGAGAGAGGTGCTAGGGGTTTTGTCAATGCTGTTAGTGATAAGTTAGGAGTTAATGGGAAGATTGTATGTCCATGCGCCCGATGCCGCAATCTAGATCGTCATACAAGTGACCAGGTTGTCTCTCATTTGGTTATAAATGGAATGGATGACGCCTACAAGGGACGCCCGGATTGGTTTCACCATGGGGAAGATAACTCTGTTGCTGTAGTGGAAGCTAGAGATAGATTGTGGAATGGTGAGATCCTTAGTTTATACGAAGCAGCAAAATGTTTAGATGAAGATTTAGTTATTAGGGGGGCACAGTTAGGTGAGTCAGTTGAGGGTGAGGACATGAAAGAAGATGAGTTTTTAGCAAAACTTGCAGAGGCTGAAACCCCCTTGTATCCAACGTGTGCGAGTCATAGCAAGCTATCAGCTGTAGTTTCATTGTTTAGGATTAAGTCTCAGAATGGGTGGTCAGACAAGAGCTTTGATGACTTACTCCAAACGTTGCCAAACATGTTACCTGAAGACAATGTGCTGCACACATCAACTTATGATGTCAAGAAGTTTTTGAAATCTTTTGATATGGGATATCAAAAGATTCATGCTTGTGTGAACGACTGCTGCTTATTTAGAAAGAAGCTGCAGAAGGCTGAGAGTTGCCCAAAATGCAAGTCGTCTAGATGGAAGACCAACATGCACACTGGTGAATTCAAGAAGGGTGTTCCACAGAAGGTTTTGAGATATTTTCCAGTAATACCTCGTCTGAAAAGGATGTTCAGATCGGAGAAAGTTGCAATGGATTTACGATGGCATTTCAGTAACAAGAGCACAGATGGCAAACTGCGCCATCCAGTAGACTCTGTTACTTGGAAGTCAATGAACGACAAGTATCCCTCGTTCGCAGCAGAGGAGAGGAACTTGCGACTTGGGCTTTCAACTGATGGGTTTAATCCCTTTAGTATGAAGAACACCCGATACAGTTGTTGGCCTGTGTTACTGGTTAATTACAACATGGCTCCTGACCTATGTATGAAGGAGGAGAACATCATGCTCAGTCTGCTGATTCCAGGACCGCATCAACCGggtaatagtatagatgtataCCTAGAACCTCTTATAGAAGATTTAAAACAGCTGTGGTGCATAGGGGAGTTAACTTACGATGCAGTTAGTAAGTCCACCTTTACGCTTAGGGCAATGCTTCTCTGGACTATTAGTGATTTCCCAGCTTATGGGAATCTTGCTGGTTGTAAAGTGAAGGGTAGAATGGGTTGTCCTATTTGCGGGAAGCACACAGATAGTTTGTGGCTGAGTCATGGCAGAAAATTTGTATTTATGGGCCACCGGAAGTGTTTGCCTCCCTTACATAGTTTCAGAGGAAAGAAGACTTGGTTTGATGGGAAAACTGAACATGGGACTAAGGGAAGGATACTCACGG AAAACAGACTGGGAAAAAGAGAGCTGCTCGAGTTGACATACCATCTGATAACGAGGAAGAAGTCAGTGAAtctgatgaagatgaagatttAG